A window from Podospora bellae-mahoneyi strain CBS 112042 chromosome 1 map unlocalized CBS112042p_1.3, whole genome shotgun sequence encodes these proteins:
- a CDS encoding uncharacterized protein (EggNog:ENOG503P4AA; COG:S), with translation MGVHVHEHCLKMARREDGTPWWSAFPEPSSSPVKITWSEVARLLQDRDQSQPREFLLVDTRRTDCIGGTIQGSLNIPAHSFYLMRAMLYDLCKQAGIKRIVFYCGSSNGRGPRCAAWMQDYINSVSDGSGSDYESDSGCSVEMTTQVMVGGIRGWVKAYGGEMMEGYDEKTWEHPKPDEETR, from the exons ATGGGAGTCCACGTCCACGAACATTGCCTCAAAATGGCCCGGCGGGAAGACGGGACACCGTGGTGGTCAGCTTTTCCAGAGCCCAGTTCTTCACCGGTCAAGATAACCTGGTCTGAGGTCGCCCGGCTTCTTCAAGACCGAGACCAGTCTCAACCCCGTGAGTTCCTGTTGGTCGACACCCGGCGAACAGACTGCATCGGAGGAACCATCCAGGGGTCCCTGAACATTCCGGCTCACAGTTTCTACTTGATGAGAGCGATGCTCTATGATTTGTGCAAACAGGCGGGTATCAAGAGGATAGTCTTCTATTGTG GCTCCTCCAACGGCCGAGGACCAAGATGCGCCGCTTGGATGCAGGACTATATCAATTCTGTTTCTGACGGGTCTGGTTCCGACTACGAATCTGACTCGGGGTGCTCGGTGGAGATGACCACGcaggtgatggtgggtggaATCCGAGGATGGGTCAAGGCGTATGGCggagagatgatggaggggtacGACGAAAAGACCTGGGAGCACCCGAAGCCTGATGAGGAGACCCGTTGA
- the SMG1 gene encoding Serine/threonine-protein kinase smg1 (COG:A; EggNog:ENOG503P71Q): protein MAPAQPELKKYLDKRLFVQLNGSRKVIGVLRGYDVFLNIVMDDAVEEKDGGEKVKLGMVVIRGNSVVMLEALERIGGDDRGGHRG from the exons ATGGCTCCCGCGCAACCAGAACTCAAGAAG TATCTTGACAAGCGTCTCTTCGTCCAGCTCAACGGCAGCCGCAAGGTCATTGGCGTCCTGCGCGGATACGAT GTCTTTTTAAACATTGTAATGGACGATGcggtcgaggagaaggatggcgGTGAGAAGGTCAAGCTCGGCATGGTG GTCATTCGCGGAAACTCAGTTGTCATGCTTGAAGCGCTCGAGAGAATCGGCGGCGACGACAGGGGAGGACACCGCGGCTAA
- a CDS encoding uncharacterized protein (EggNog:ENOG503NU7Z; COG:E): MARRTTAKSPRARAIASSSLASSSARPTPVPSSDATPVSSTYPSTYASEAEHDLDDDMLKKMHGLTISDMPGDSVTAAVVKKAEPKKPFRFLDLPPELRITIYGYYFADVDRVLDLDPANYKRIHKKLGIMRTCKTIYYEATHMFYSSRTFRLFPTHPGRYFKTKKPLLARLKPRQRNCLTSLELRLGPGWSKPPRGWVVNPALGLADCVNVRKLTVFVECDPSDGIFNGFRRHDGYYEGFSTSLLSSVLDEMPFIDCLTFDAWSSVKKSGAMMRALLELAYARGLSVRWGPERGWADFEDEVEAVPEGHVANNAILSQAPLGIGVAVHIENQPACSQTHQTIDTVKMAASSIRNSLKSHCPWATFPLIISAPMRVMSGPALALAVSEAGGLGFIGPGIKPESILTDLTEAASLCSQRASDATRLSVQNEGVLPVGIGFQLWNGDLGSAKEAAEKFIPAAIWLFAPKDGQKDVDDWTEGLRGVTKGKSQIWLQVGTVGEAVEAAESKRGRPDVLVVQGQEAGGHGRTSDGASLGTLVPEIKDTLEERGASDIPLFAAGGIADGRGVAAALCLGASGVVMGTRFLCSNEARIKKGYQDAVLEAKDGGKNTVRTHLYNHLRGTFGWPEEKWAPRTIVNRSWEEHTQGGISFDQLKGKHDQSVKEDGDKAWGRQTGRTATYAGSGVGLVRSVDPAGEIVKKTREEAKKILRGLQSGLQV; this comes from the exons ATGGCCCGCCGAACGACGGCAAAGAGCCCTCGTGCCCGCGCCattgcctcctcctctctcgccTCGTCCTCCGCCCGCCCCACGCCGGTTCCTTCGAGCGACGCGACCCCGGTCAGCTCGACCTACCCATCTACTTATGCCTCCGAGGCAGAACACGACTTGGATGATGacatgttgaagaagatgcaCGGATTGACCATCTCCGATATGCCCGGCGATTCTGTCACCGCGGCCGtggtcaagaaggccgagccAAAGAAGCCGTTCCGGTTCTTGGATCTGCCACCCGAGCTCCGGATCACCATTTATGGTTATTATTTTGCCGATGTCGACCGTGTTCTCGACCTGGATCCGGCAAATTACAAGCGCATCCACAAGAAGCTGGGCATCATGCGCACATGCAAGACGATTTACTATGAGGCAACCCACATGTTTTACAGCAGCCGTACTTTCCGACTGTTTCCTACGCATCCGGGCCGCTACTTCAAGACGAAGAAGCCTCTCCTTGCGCGCCTCAAACCACGTCAGCGTAACTGCTTGACATCCCTAGAGTTGCGGCTCGGCCCCGGCTGGAGCAAACCTCCCCGCGGATGGGTTGTGAACCCAGCGCTCGGGCTTGCTGATTGCGTCAACGTGCGCAAACTGACCGTTTTTGTCGAGTGCGATCCCAGTGATGGCATCTTCAACGGCTTCCGTCGTCACGATGGATATTACGAAGGCTTCAGCACcagccttctcagcagcGTTTTGGATGAGATGCCATTTATCGACTGCTTGACTTTTGACGCCTGGTCAAGCGTCAAGAAATCAGGCGCCATGATGCGTGCTCTGCTGGAACTTGCATATGCACGGGGCTTGTCAGTTCGCTGGGGTCCTGAAAGGGGTTGGGCCGACTTTGAAGACGAGGTGGAGGCTGTCCCCGAAGGCCATGTTGCTAATAATGCTATATTGAGCCAGGCTCCGCTTGGGATTGGGGTTGCGGTT CATATCGAAAACCAACCGGCCTGCAG TCAAACGCACCAAACTATCGATACTGTCAAAATGGCCGCCTCATCCATCCGCAACTCACTCAAAAGCCACTGCCCCTGGGCCACCTTCCCATTGATCATCTCGGCCCCCATGCGTGTCATGTCGGGCCCTGCTCTCGCCCTCGCTGTCTCTGAGGCTGGAGGTTTGGGGTTCATCGGCCCCGGTATCAAGCCCGAGTCCATCCTGACTGATCTGACCGAAGCCGCCTCGCTATGTTCACAGCGGGCTTCTGACGCTACACGGCTCAGTGTCCAAAACGAGGGGGTTCTACCTGTTGGGATTGGGTTCCAGCTGTGGAATGGTGATCTCGGTTcggcgaaggaggcggcggaaAAGTTTATCCCGGCGGCGATTTGGCTTTTTGCGCCAAAGGATGGGCAAAAGGATGTTGACGACTGGActgaggggttgaggggggtgaccAAGGGGAAGAGTCAGATTTGGTTGCAGGTTGGGACTGTGGGTGAGGCGGTTGAGGCGGCAGAGTCGAAACGGGGGAGGCCAGATGTGCTGGTTGTCCAGGGACAGGAAGCAGGTGGGCATGGGAGGACCAGTGATGGGGCTAGTTTGGGGACGTTGGTGCCTGAGATCAAAGATACACTGGAGGAAAGGGGTGCAAGTGACATTCCACTGTTTGCGGCGGGAGGGATTGCtgatgggaggggtgtgGCTGCAGCTCTGTGCCTGGGGGCATCTGGGGTGGTCATGGGGACAAGGTTTTTGTGTTCAAACGAGGCGAGAATCAAAAAGGGTTACCAGGATGCTGTGCTTGAGGCTAAAGACGGCGGAAAAAATACAGTTAGGACCCATCTGTACAATCACCTGAGGGGGACGTTTGGGTGGCCGGAAGAGAAGTGGGCGCCGAGGACAATTGTCAACAGAAGTTGGGAGGAACACACTCAGGGTGGCATTTCTTTTGATCAGCTGAAGGGGAAACACGACCAGAGTGTGAAAGAAGACGGCGATAAAGCCTGGGGAAGACAGACTGGCAGGACGGCAACATATGCTGGCAGTGGCGTTGGCTTGGTCAGAAGTGTTGACCCGGCAGGCGAAATTGTCAAAAAGACAAGGGAAGAGGCAAAGAAGATTTTGAGGGGCCTGCAGAGTGGGCTGCAAGTTTAG
- a CDS encoding uncharacterized protein (EggNog:ENOG503NZ9X; COG:S), giving the protein MLLPRESAKPTMLGSEFGTTPDTKPEVRLNAVGIWWIVFGAVWTALLACGMGYLYTKRKSPTVRIRGLPLTFAGLILLHLYWITVQIGYAIGPLAPEMAQFWIMSIWYPFGIALFQAGNSQFLHVAKAQSRFARPPSQMSSRFDEKKQQPKTLSRWQKIKAMEYQTKMATLVTVGMSCQFLVVMIIFLISRKFHSDFGIPGTEVYGSTPGEIAMKQGRGWEWWPSLFWQFLWAWVFAPIILWRSRKIRDTHGWQLQTIACCLAGLHAAPMWLVALYVPEMAPVNMYFIPPQWIAVSIFIMEIFTVFVPCYEVHKDEALAKETWSIIKKWETKGKFGSDKSVSTADSTVPGTPLSPTSTKVGRESSLNFGDPWKQSSVMESGGGDLAINSIPDDRILTMDALVHVLSKNPEPLRQFSARRDFSGENIAFLTAVSEWKASLHPAFTSNRFEAPDDVVRQAYTKALKIYYEFVSPQDAEFPLNLAFEQSRQLGGLFDRAIRDLLGDSRANINPVTPFMSAGVHDWRMPESRGSESGIMVSVHVETDKMPAVPGIAVVPSSDGKGEEEGIALSVSTNSMTNTFQDVYQGNIPELFNASVFDAAEKSIKELVLTNTWPKYVRERRNSESSSASGTSSSNNTSDTDGTLKSKKSCSSSLWRFLNKG; this is encoded by the exons ATGCTTCTCCCCAGAGAATCTGCAAAACCAACCATGCTGGGCTCCGAGTTTGGCACCACGCCAGACACCAAGCCAGAGGTCCGCCTCAATGCCGTCGGCATCTGGTGGATCGTCTTCGGCGCCGTCTGGACCGCCCTTTTAGCCTGCGGGATGGGATATCTCTACACCAAGCGCAAATCACCAACCGTTCGAATCCGTGGTCTCCCCCTCACATTTGCCGGCCTAATTCTGCTTCATCTCTACTGGATCACGGTTCAGATCGGGTATGCCATTGGACCTCTTGCCCCCGAGATGGCCCAGTTTTGGATCATGAGCATCTGGTATCCCTTTGGCATCGCTCTCTTCCAAGCCGGCaacagccagttcctccatGTTGCCAAAGCCCAGAGCAGATTCGCCCGACCACCCAGCCAGATGAGCAGCCGCTTtgacgagaagaagcagcagcccaAGACGCTATCGAGATGGCAAAAGATCAAGGCTATGGAATACCAGACGAAAATGGCAACCTTGGTCACAGTGGGCATGTCGTGCCAG TTCTTGGTCGTCAtgatcatcttcctcattTCCCGCAAGTTCCACTCCGATTTTGGCATTCCCGGCACCGAGGTGTACGGGTCTACACCGGGCGAGATTGCCATGAAGCAGGGTCGTGGTTGGGAGTGGTGGCCGTCTCTATTTTGGCAGTTTCTGTGGGCTTGGGTGTTTGCCCCTATTATTCTCTGGCGATCACGCAAGATCCGTGATACCCATGGCTGGCAACTGCAGACCATCGCCTGCTGTCTTGCAGG ACTTCACGCAGCGCCCATGTGGCTTGTTGCCCTCTATGTTCCCGAGATGGCGCCCGTCAACATGTACTTTATTCCACCCCAATG GATTGCTGTTTCCATCTTCATTATGGAAATCTTTACTGTGTTTGTTCCCTGCTATGAGGTTCACAAGGATGAGGCTTTGGCCAAGGAGACCTGgagcatcatcaagaagtGGGAGACCAAGGGAAAGTTTGGCTCCGACAAGAGCGTGTCCACCGCCGACTCTACTGTTCCCGGCACCCCTCTGTCCCCCACGTCAACCAAGGTCGGTCGCGAGTCATCTCTCAACTTCGGCGACCCGTGGAAGCAATCGTCCGTGATGGAGAGCGGTGGCGGTGACTTGGCCATCAACTCGATTCCTGATGACCGCATCTTGACCATGGATGCCCTGGTTCATGTTCTCTCCAAGAACCCTGAGCCTCTCCGGCAGTTCTCTGCTCGCCGCGACTTTTCTGGCGAGAATATTGCTTTCTTGACTGCTGTCTCGGAGTGGAAGGCGTCGCTGCACCCTGCTTTCACCAGCAACCGTTTTGAAGCCCCAGACGACGTGGTCCGACAGGCATACACCAAGGCTCTCAAGATTTACTACGAGTTCGTCTCGCCTCAGGATGCCGAATTTCCCCTCAACCTGGCCTTTGAGCAATCCCGGCAGCTGGGTGGTCTATTTGACCGTGCCATCCGCGACCTGCTCGGCGACAGCCGCGCTAACATCAATCCTGTTACCCCCTTCATGTCTGCCGGCGTGCACGACTGGCGGATGCCAGAATCGAGGGGATCCGAGTCAGGCATCATGGTCTCTGTCCACGTCGAGACGGACAAGATGCCTGCCGTTCCTGGTATCGCGGTCGTCCCCAGTTCCGACGGcaagggagaggaagaggggatcGCCTTGTCGGTCTCTACCAACAGCATGACGAACACATTCCAGGATGTCTATCAGGGTAACATCCCCGAGCTGTTCAACGCGTCGGTGTTTGACGCGGCCGAGAAGAGCATCAAGGAGCTGGTCCTGACAAACACGTGGCCTAAATATGTCCGGGAGCGGAGGAACTCGgagtcgtcgtcggcgtcgggGACCTCGtcgtccaacaacacctctGACACGGACGGGACgctcaagtccaagaagagtTGCAGTTCGAGTTTGTGGAGGTTTCTCAACaaggggtga
- the MCA1_1 gene encoding Ca(2+)-dependent cysteine protease (COG:D; COG:O; EggNog:ENOG503NW3X; MEROPS:MER0039482), with translation MSYGGYPGQGYGPSGGGGGGYQQSPPPQGYGQYPPPQQGYGQPPPQHHQQGYGQPPQHGGYQQGGYQQGGYQQGGYQQQHGGYQPPQQQQYYQPPQHPPPPHLDSYGYPTAGGGYGGHRGQSTRAGPPPPSGHQEFGHGAPPGYTFQYSNCTGKRRALLIGINYFGQEGELRGCINDTKNLSQYLIENHGYKREDMVILTDDQTNPVMQPTKQNIINAMGWLVANAQPNDALFLHFSGHGGQTEDHDGDEEDGHDEVIYPVDFKENGHIVDDEIHFHVVKPLVEGVRLTAIFDSCHSGSVLDLPYVYNTKGLLKEPNLAKEAGAGLLSAVGAYARGDMASVATSIFGLAKSAFKGNDAYEHTKRTKTSPADVIMWSGSKDDQTSADATINSQATGAMSHAFISALKANPQQSYVELLNNIRDILERDYSQKPQLSCSHPLDTSLLFVM, from the exons ATGTCGTACGGAGGTTATCCCGGCCAAGGTTACGGTcccagcggcggcggcggcggcggatatCAGCAAAGTCCCCCTCCTCAGGGTTATGGACAgtatccccctcctcaacaaggTTACGGCCAGccgcctcctcaacaccaccagcaaggCTACGGCCAGCCTCCTCAGCACGGCGGATATCAGCAAGGCGGGTACCAGCAGGGAGGATATCAGCAAGGAGgctaccagcagcagcacggCGGATACCAgccgcctcagcagcaacaatactaccaacctcctcagcatcctcccccgccgcaTCTCGACTCCTACGGCTACCCAActgccggtggtggatatgGCGGACACCGTGGGCAGTCGACGCGGGCCggcccgcctcctccttcggGCCACCAAGAGTTCGGCCACGGAGCCCCCCCCGGCTATACCTTCCAGTACTCCAACTGCACAGGAAAGAGGCGTGCGCTCTTGATCGGTATCAACTATTTCGGCCAGGAAGGCGAATTGCGCGGCTGCATCAACGACACCAAGAACCTTTCTCAATACTTGATCGAGAACCACGGATACAAGCGCGAGGATATGGTCATCTTGACCGATGACCAGACCAACCCCGTGATGCAACCGACCAAgcaaaacatcatcaacgccatgGGCTGGCTCGTGGCGAATGCCCAGCCCAACGATGCGCTCTTCCTGCACTTCTCTG GCCACGGCGGTCAAACCGAGGACCatgatggcgacgaggaggatggacaCGATGAGGTTATTTACCCTGTCGACTTCAAGGAGAACGGCCATATTGTGGACGACGAGATCCACTTCCACGTTGTGAAGCCCCTGGTCGAAGGCGTCCGGCTGACGGCCATTTTCGACTCGTGCCACTCTGGCTCTGTGCTTGATCTTCCATATGTCTACAACACCAAGGGTCTTCTCAAGGAGCCCAACCTGGCCAAGGAAGCCGGCGCGGGCTTGCTGTCGGCGGTGGGTGCGTATGCCCGTGGCGACATGGCGTCCGTGGCCACCAGCATATTCGGTCTCGCAAAGAGTGCCTTCAAGGGCAACGACGCCTATGAGCACACCAAGCGCACCAAGACCTCACCCGCCGATGTTATCATGTGGAGCGGCAGCAAGGACGATCAGACCTCGGCCgatgccaccatcaactcTCAAGCCACGGGTGCTATGTCCCATGCCTTCATCTCTGCTCTCAAGGCCAACCCCCAGCAGAGCTATGTCGAGCTTTTGAACAACATTCGCGATATCCTTGAGCGGGACTACTCGCAAAAGCCCCAGCTTTCGTGCAGTCACCCTCTGG ATACCAGCCTTCTGTTTGTCATGTAA
- a CDS encoding uncharacterized protein (COG:A; EggNog:ENOG503P5Y6) yields the protein MSFFKKLAKDLEQDFKSLGLGSDKKEEKPPTPSGGNYPPPQNQGYGSPSPNPHYPPPQHQQHQSYSSPPPQHEQQNRDFAPPQNVGPRPPPPYQPPTDKPPIPSGWVPRWDDRYQRWYSEADAEEATGRTQWEAPAYDAAGHGSDGTRAHGSGGYGGHQAYASPAGYGGGGYAPPAGYGGGGYQPQGYGAPPYAQGEHKEKKGSNAMAIAGGVAAGAIGGALLANALNDSDSDSDHGGNSGGYAPAAAAAAAAAPADGPTYVTNNYYYGDENPAPPPAAYDEPAGYGDVPPGHIPTHNAYGEEIDSSDRESLKEAREAYEEALEDAASSSASSSDLEELEEARQEYQEEYEEAYYDED from the exons AtgtccttcttcaagaagctcgCAAAGGATCTCGAACAGGACTTCAAAAGTCTTGGATTGGGGTccgacaagaaggaggagaagcctcCCACTCCCAGCGGCG GAAactatcctccccctcaaaatcaGGGATACGGCAgtccctcccccaacccccattatccacctccccagcaccagcagcatcaaagCTACTcgagccctcctcctcagcacgAACAGCAGAACCGTGACTttgcccctccccaaaatgtAGGCCcacgcccgccgccgccctaCCAACCCCCTACGGACAAGCCGCCCATCCCCTCCGGCTGGGTTCCTCGCTGGGATGACCGTTACCAGCGCTGGTACT CGGAAgcagatgccgaggaggctaCGGGCCGTACCCAGTGGGAGGCGCCGGCTTATGACGCTGCAGGTCATGGCTCTGACGGCACTCGTGCCCATGGTTCGGGAGGCTATGGTGGACACCAGGCATATGCGTCCCCCGCTGGgtatggcggtggtggttatgcGCCCCCCGCTGGgtatggcggcggtggctaCCAGCCTCAAGGATATGGTGCCCCCCCGTATGCCCAAGGCGAacacaaggagaagaagggcagcAACGCGATGGCCATCGCCGGTGGTGTCGCTGCCGGAGCCATTGGTGGTGCTTTGCTGGCTAATGCCCTCA ATGACTCCGACTCTGACTCTGATCATGGCGGCAACTCGGGTGGCTatgctcctgctgctgctgccgccgccgccgccgctcctGCTGATGGCCCCACGTATGTGACCAACAATTACTACTATGGCGACGAGAATCCAGCTCCCCCCCCGGCTGCTTATGATGAGCCCGCTGGATACGGCGATGTCCCACCTGGTCACATCCCTACCCATAACGCATACGGCGAGGAGATTGACAGCAGTGATCGCGAGTCGCTCAAGGAAGCTCGTGAAGCTTATGAGGAGGCTCTGGAAGATGCCGCTTCGAGCAGTGCCAGCAGTAGTGACTTGGAAGAGCTCGAGGAAGCGAGACAAGAGTACCAGGAGGAATATGAGGAGGCCTACTATGACGAGGACTAG
- a CDS encoding uncharacterized protein (COG:G; EggNog:ENOG503NUZJ), protein MGVDEKATVDPGSFPPPTEDESGLVLSVDWTKEEEARAKRKLDLIIMPLLTLGFFCLQLDRGNISNAITDSFFEDVGITQNEFNVGQQMLSLGIVLFEIPSNMILYRVGPGKWLTLQLFLFGTVSTFQAFQNSYGSFIATRLLLGITESGFIPGGLWTLSTWYTRAETAKRVMFFYFGNQFGQASSKLLAYGILHMGGVGGKAGWFWLFALMGGFTILCGFILGFCLPDSFRNPCPAFLPGISLFTKRELHILQTRVLLDEPAKGKKKKSIKIDAFKRAFSNWRLWSHVIITLCNNGPQRAFDTYSPTIISGFGYKKLQANAMASVGLFLQIPTSWAFSWVSDHYDVRGETVIAGMTCHLFGYVLNRIFTDHPRLQGARYFGVVWTQTFGTFSHPLNIAWMSLTCEDSEVRALAMAMVIMGANTAGIYGAQIFRSEDSPFYRRGFTVACCVLAIGLLLAVVRFVDDKIHKRKHNTVQLAHGGGETSDDGSNGEKGISALERAAGVTVPVDDDVKRALKN, encoded by the exons ATGGGTGTCGATGAGAAGGCCACCGTTGACCCGGGCTCgttcccacctcccaccgaGGACGAGAGCGGGTTGGTTCTCAGCGTCGACtggaccaaggaggaggaggcacgAGCAAAGAGAAA GCTCGATCTGATCATTATGCCCCTGCTCACCCTGGGCTTCTTCTGCCTGCAACTCGATCGTGGAAACATCTCCAACGCCATCACCGACAGCTTCTTCGAGGATGTCGGCATCACCCAGAATGAGTTCAACGTCGGTCAGCAGATGCTGTCTCTCGGCATCGTGCTCTTCGAAATCCCATCCAACATGATTCTCTACCGCGTCGGCCCCGGCAAGTGGCTCACCCTGcaactcttcctcttcggcacCGTCTCGACCTTCCAAGCTTTCCAGAACAGCTATGGGTCCTTCATTGCCACCCGTCTGCTGCTTGGTATCACCGAGTCTGGTTTCATTCCCGGCGGTCTCTGGACGCTCTCGACCTGGTACACGCGCGCTGAGACGGCCAAGCGCGTCATGTTCTTCTACTTTGGTAACCAGTTTGGCCAGGCTTCTTCCAAGCTGTTGGCCTATGGTATTCTTCACATGGGAGGTGTTGGCGGAAAGGCTGGATGGTTTTGGCTGTTTGCGCTCATGGGTGGCTTCACCATTCTCTGCGGCTTCATTCTTGGTTTCTGCCTCCCCGATTCGTTCCGCAACCCCTGCCCGGCCTTCCTGCCAGGCATCAGCTTATTTACCAAGAGAGAGCTTCACATTCTTCAGACCCGTGTCCTTCTCGATGAGCcggccaagggcaagaagaaaaagtcTATCAAGATTGATGCCTTCAAGAGAGCCTTCTCCAACTGGCGCCTCTGGTCTcacgtcatcatcaccctttGTAACAACGGTCCTCAGCGCGCTTTTGACACCTACtctcccaccatcatctctgGTTTCGGTTACAAGAAGCTCCAGGCCAACGCCATGGCTTCCGTCGGTCTCTTTCTGCAGATTCCCACCTCGTGGGCTTTCTCCTGGGTATCCGATCACTA TGATGTCCGTGGCGAGACCGTCATTGCTGGCATGACCTGCCATCTGTTCGGCTACGTCTTGAACCGCATCTTCACCGATCACCCCAGACTCCAGGGAGCCCGTTACTTTGGCGTCGTCTGGACCCAGACTTTTGGCACCTTCAGCCACCCTCTCAACATTGCCTGGATGTCGCTCACCTGCGAGGATTCCGAAGTCCGCGCTCTGGCCATGGCTATGGTCATCATGGGCGCCAACACTGCCGGTATTTATGGTGCGCAAATCTTCCGCTCCGAGGACTCCCCCTTTTACCGCCGTGGCTTCACCGTGGCCTGCTGCGTCCTCGCcatcggcctcctccttgccgtcgTTCGTTTTGTCGACGACAAGATCCACAAGAGGAAGCACAACACTGTCCAGCTCGCCCACGGTGGCGGCGAGACGAGCGATGACGGCTCCAACGGCGAAAAGGGCATCTCTGCTCTGGAGCGTGCCGCCGGTGTCACCGTGCcagtggatgatgatgttaaGAGGGCACTGAAGAACTAA
- the TIM50 gene encoding mitochondrial inner membrane protein required for protein import (COG:U; EggNog:ENOG503NW4Q; BUSCO:EOG09262QRH), giving the protein MMLARAAARPVAGARAAAFAASSAFPRQTLPAVWARGMTKDNKSRFNAPKQSPSQRAAAEQQQQPKQPDAPPSPPPPPSLTAETEAKSTTPQEQEPEEPIPDLSKLPDLTQGIPSTLEYERAGATDKSTIGDEAASEAEAAGAGSGGDGGGSGGRKRPKGELPASAYVSSSERKRKWWTYFALASAGLGAVGGTVYLGREWSEEELAKNPSVGNGWSLGLWWKRAVSRMTETVTYYQEPSFEKLLPDPDPSFERPYTLCISLEDMLIHSEWSREHGWRVAKRPGVDYFLHYLSQYYEIVLFTTVPWGTGEPLVRKLDPYRFIMWPLFREATKYKDGEIIKDLSYLNRDLSKVIIIDTEAKHVRAQPENAIILPKWKGNPKDKDLVDLVPFLEFIHTMQYDDVRKVLKSFEGKNIPVEFARREALARAEHQRRLGANKVKASGGGIGWLSSHLGLKPSNMSLMVTEGEENPTEAFAKGKMLQDIARERGMRNYLALEEEIRKNGEKWLKEEQELQEKMQKEAMKSMKSSMFSWFVKDEETSASSSTDSTSGPKTA; this is encoded by the exons ATGATGCTGGCACGAGCTGCTGCGCGCCCGGTTGCGGGTGCGAGAGCTGCGGCTTTTGCGGCGTCGTCGGCCTTCCCCCGCCAGACATTGCCGGCCGTATGGGCCCGAGGAATGACCAAAGACAACAAGTCGAGGTTTAATGCTCCAAAACAATCACCGTCACAAAGGGCCGCTGCcgaacaacagcagcaaccaaaGCAACCAGAtgccccgccatcaccaccaccaccaccgtcgttGACCGCTGAGACAGAGGCCAAGTCAACCACACCCCAGGAACAGGAGCCCGAAGAACCGATACCCGATCTGTCCAAGCTTCCAGACCTGACACAGGGCATCCCTTCGACTTTGGAATACGAACGGGCCGGTGCTACAGACAAGTCCACCATCGGAGACGAGGCGGCTTCGGAGGCCGAAGCGGCGGGTGCTgggagcggtggtgatgggggtggcAGCGGCGGGAGAAAGAGGCCAAAGGGTGAGCTTCCCGCTTCTGCCTATGTCTCGTCGTCGGAGCGCAAGCGGAAGTGGTGGACCTATTTCGCACTCGCCTCTGCTGGCTTGGGTGCTGTCGGAGGCACCGTGTATCTGGGCAGGGAATggagcgaggaggagctcgccaAAAACCCCAGTGTTGGCAACGGCTGGAGTCTGGGGCTCTGGTGGAAGCGCGCCGTGTCACGCATGACGGAGACTGTCACATACTATCAGGAGCCGTCATTTGAGAAGCTGCTCCCCGACCCTGACCCGTCCTTTGAACGTCCCTACACCTTGTGCATCAGTCTGGAGGATATGCTGATTCACAGCGAATGGAGTCGCGAGCATGGATGGCGTGTGGCAAAGCGGCCGGGCGTGGACTACTTTTTGCACTACCTCTCGCAGTACTACGAAAtcgtcctcttcaccaccgtcccctGGGGCACCGGCGAGCCGCTGGTGCGCAAACTGGATCCCTACCGTTTCATTATGTGGCCCCTCTTCCGTGAAGCCACAAAGTACAAGGATGGCGAGATCATCAAG GATTTGTCGTACCTCAACCGTGATCTGTCCAAGGTGATCATCATCGACACCGAAGCCAAGCACGTCCGTGCCCAGCCCGAGaacgccatcatcctccctaAGTGGAAGGGCAACCCCAAAGACAAGGACCTGGTCGATCTCGTCCCCTTTTTGGAGTTTATTCACACCATGCAGTACGATGACGTCCGCAAAGTCCTCAAGTCGTTCGAGGGCAAGAACATTCCAGTCGAGTTTGCCCGCCGTGAGGCCCTCGCCCGCGCCGAGCATCAGCGCAGGCTGGGTGCCAACAAGGTTAAGGCCTCGGGCGGCGGCATCGGCTGGCTGAGCAGCCATCTCGGCCTCAAGCCAAGCAACatgagcttgatggtgacggagggtgaggagaaCCCCACCGAGGCGTTTGCCAAGGGCAAGATGCTACAGGACATCGCGCGTGAGAGAGGCATGCGTAACTACTtggcgctggaggaggagatccGCAAGAATGGCGAGAAGTGGCTgaaggaagagcaagagctcCAGGAGAAGATGCAGAAGGAAGCCATGAAGAGCATGAAGTCGTCCATGTTCAGCTGGTTCgtcaaggatgaggagacatcagcctcatcctcaacagaTAGCACTTCGGGGCCCAAGACGGCGTAG